The following are encoded together in the Ictalurus punctatus breed USDA103 chromosome 1, Coco_2.0, whole genome shotgun sequence genome:
- the gfod1 gene encoding glucose-fructose oxidoreductase domain-containing protein 1 isoform X2, protein MLPGVGVFGTSLTARVIIPLLKSEGFSVEALWGRTQEEAEELAREMDVPFYTSRIDEVLLHQDVDLVCINLPPPLTRQIAVKTLGIGKNVICDRTATPLDAFRMMSAAQYYPKLLSIMGNVLRFLPAFVRMKELLEEGYVGELLVCEAQVHGGSLLGKKYNWSCDDLMGGGGLHSVGTYIIDLLTFLTSRRAIKMVLEGGACCTVTLNFNVPGEFRQEVVVVGTAGRLTVSGTDLYGQKNSGMADRELLLKDSTPLGNASLPDKAFSDIPSPYLTGTICMVQAIRQAFQGQEDRRTWDGRPLTMAATFEDCLYALCVVDTIKKSNQCGEWQNIVVMTEEPEVSPAYLISEAMRRSRMSLYC, encoded by the exons ATGCTGCCCGGGGTCGGTGTGTTCGGCACCAGCCTGACAGCGCGGGTGATCATCCCGCTGCTGAAGAGTGAGGGCTTCTCCGTGGAGGCGCTGTGGGGCCGCACGCAGGAGGAGGCCGAGGAGCTGGCCAGGGAGATGGACGTGCCCTTCTACACCAGCCGCATCGACGAAGTGCTCCTGCACCAGGATGTGGATCTGGTGTGCATCAATCTTCCCCCGCCGCTCACGCGCCAGATCGCCGTCAAAACGCTGG GTATTGGCAAGAATGTCATCTGTGACCGCACAGCCACACCGCTGGACGCCTTCCGCATGATGTCAGCAGCGCAGTACTACCCCAAGCTGCTGAGCATTATGGGTAACGTATTGCGCTTTCTTCCTGCCTTCGTTCGCATGAAGGAGCTGCTAGAGGAGGGTTATGTGGGAGAACTGCTGGTCTGCGAGGCACAGGTCCACGGCGGCAGCCTCTTGGGCAAGAAGTACAACTGGAGCTGTGACGACTTGATGGGCGGTGGAGGACTTCACTCTGTGGGCACCTACATCATCGACCTGCTCACATTCCTGACCAGCCGGCGCGCCATCAAG ATGGTGCTGGAGGGTGGAGCTTGCTGCACCGTGACGCTCAACTTCAACGTGCCGGGTGAGTTCCGGCAAGAGGTGGTTGTGGTCGGAACGGCTGGACGCCTCACAGTCAGTGGCACTGATTTGTATGGACAAAAGAACAGTGGCATGGCAGACCGTGAGCTACTGCTCAAGGACAGCACACCTTTAGGCAATGCCTCGCTGCCTGACAAGGCCTTCAGCGACATCCCTTCGCCCTACCTCACCGGCACCATCTGCATGGTCCAGGCTATACGACAGGCCTTCCAGGGCCAGGAGGATCGGCGGACTTGGGACGGCCGGCCGCTCACCATGGCTGCCACTTTTGAGGACTGTTTGTATGCTTTGTGTGTGGTGGACACAATCAAAAAGTCCAACCAGTGTGGTGAATGGCAGAACATCGTAGTGATGACGGAGGAACCTGAAGTCAGTCCAGCCTATCTGATCAGTGAGGCCATGCGACGCAGCAGGATGTCACTGTACTGCTAG
- the gfod1 gene encoding glucose-fructose oxidoreductase domain-containing protein 1 isoform X1, giving the protein MLPGVGVFGTSLTARVIIPLLKSEGFSVEALWGRTQEEAEELAREMDVPFYTSRIDEVLLHQDVDLVCINLPPPLTRQIAVKTLGIGKNVICDRTATPLDAFRMMSAAQYYPKLLSIMGNVLRFLPAFVRMKELLEEGYVGELLVCEAQVHGGSLLGKKYNWSCDDLMGGGGLHSVGTYIIDLLTFLTSRRAIKVHGFLKTFIKQTDHIKGIRQITSDDFCTFQMVLEGGACCTVTLNFNVPGEFRQEVVVVGTAGRLTVSGTDLYGQKNSGMADRELLLKDSTPLGNASLPDKAFSDIPSPYLTGTICMVQAIRQAFQGQEDRRTWDGRPLTMAATFEDCLYALCVVDTIKKSNQCGEWQNIVVMTEEPEVSPAYLISEAMRRSRMSLYC; this is encoded by the exons ATGCTGCCCGGGGTCGGTGTGTTCGGCACCAGCCTGACAGCGCGGGTGATCATCCCGCTGCTGAAGAGTGAGGGCTTCTCCGTGGAGGCGCTGTGGGGCCGCACGCAGGAGGAGGCCGAGGAGCTGGCCAGGGAGATGGACGTGCCCTTCTACACCAGCCGCATCGACGAAGTGCTCCTGCACCAGGATGTGGATCTGGTGTGCATCAATCTTCCCCCGCCGCTCACGCGCCAGATCGCCGTCAAAACGCTGG GTATTGGCAAGAATGTCATCTGTGACCGCACAGCCACACCGCTGGACGCCTTCCGCATGATGTCAGCAGCGCAGTACTACCCCAAGCTGCTGAGCATTATGGGTAACGTATTGCGCTTTCTTCCTGCCTTCGTTCGCATGAAGGAGCTGCTAGAGGAGGGTTATGTGGGAGAACTGCTGGTCTGCGAGGCACAGGTCCACGGCGGCAGCCTCTTGGGCAAGAAGTACAACTGGAGCTGTGACGACTTGATGGGCGGTGGAGGACTTCACTCTGTGGGCACCTACATCATCGACCTGCTCACATTCCTGACCAGCCGGCGCGCCATCAAGGTGCATGGCTTCCTCAAGACTTTCATTAAACAGACAGACCACATCAAGGGCATCAGACAGATCACCAGTGACGACTTTTGCACTTTTCAGATGGTGCTGGAGGGTGGAGCTTGCTGCACCGTGACGCTCAACTTCAACGTGCCGGGTGAGTTCCGGCAAGAGGTGGTTGTGGTCGGAACGGCTGGACGCCTCACAGTCAGTGGCACTGATTTGTATGGACAAAAGAACAGTGGCATGGCAGACCGTGAGCTACTGCTCAAGGACAGCACACCTTTAGGCAATGCCTCGCTGCCTGACAAGGCCTTCAGCGACATCCCTTCGCCCTACCTCACCGGCACCATCTGCATGGTCCAGGCTATACGACAGGCCTTCCAGGGCCAGGAGGATCGGCGGACTTGGGACGGCCGGCCGCTCACCATGGCTGCCACTTTTGAGGACTGTTTGTATGCTTTGTGTGTGGTGGACACAATCAAAAAGTCCAACCAGTGTGGTGAATGGCAGAACATCGTAGTGATGACGGAGGAACCTGAAGTCAGTCCAGCCTATCTGATCAGTGAGGCCATGCGACGCAGCAGGATGTCACTGTACTGCTAG